The proteins below are encoded in one region of Triticum aestivum cultivar Chinese Spring chromosome 1B, IWGSC CS RefSeq v2.1, whole genome shotgun sequence:
- the LOC123087790 gene encoding uncharacterized protein (The sequence of the model RefSeq protein was modified relative to this genomic sequence to represent the inferred CDS: added 18 bases not found in genome assembly) codes for MDWVAEQQDLGGLGLAGICREVTRVLCATIFNSSCLGPMLLSLILPCANDVLSSRVDSNQDSLLRLAAYWAALLLFKLLYFGLCYVFTLFCTCAYVFLVASLYCTGGDFAAANHGRHALPVDPSRRLNRTFFFLAIPLLITFYAGAQAWIALQQLDAPGVVTLPLQLMGGAACLAGAAYAAVVCQLACVVSLLEDAWLLTAIRRSRALLAGKFWPAAAIFLTLDACIVALLMAYTVLVVAVRDALGLRLAFLLAAGVGMTVALWAVLVVTLVAQPVVYLVCKNHHHEVVDNVHLNYVGEYERLAVDGDNGVELQPAPQVTTTA; via the coding sequence CAGCAGGATCTGGGTGGCCTCGGGCTTGCCGGCATCTGCCGCGAGGTCACCCGAGTCCTCTGCGCCACCATCTTCAATTCctcctgcttaggtcccatgctgcTCTCCCTCATCTTGCCCTGCGCCAATGACGTCCTTAGCTCCCGCGTCGACTCCAACCAAGAcagcctcctccgcctcgccgcgtaCTGGGCCGCCTTACTTCTCTTCAAGCTCCTCTACTTTGGTCTCTGCTACGTGTTCACGCTCTTCTGCACCTGCGCCTACGTGTTCCTAGTCGCTTCTCTCTATTGCACCGGCGGCGATTTCGCCGCCGCCAATCACGGCCGCCACGCCCTCCCAGTCGACCCGTCCAGGCGGCTTAATcgcaccttcttcttcctcgcaaTCCCTCTACTGATCACATTCTACGCCGGCGCCCAAGCCTGGATCGCGCTCCAGCAGCTGGACGCTCCGGGCGTGGTCACCCTGCCGCTGCAGCTCATGGGCGGGGCCGCGTGCCTTGCCGGCGCCGCGTACGCCGCCGTCGTCTGCCAGCTGGCCTGCGTGGTCTCCCTCCTCGAGGACGCCTGGCTTCTCACCGCCATACGCAGGAGCCGCGCGCTCCTCGCCGGCaagttctggccggcggcggccATCTTCCTCACGCTCGACGCCTGCATCGTGGCTCTGCTAATGGCCTACACGGTTCTGGTGGTGGCGGTGCGCGACGCGCTGGGGCTGCGTCTCGCTTTCCTGCTGGCTGCGGGAGTTGGGATGACAGTCGCTCTGTGGGCGGTGCTCGTCGTCACGCTGGTGGCGCAGCCGGTGGTGTACCTCGTCTGCAAGAACCACCACCACGAGGTCGTTGACAACGTCCACCTCAACTACGTCGGAGAGTACGAGCGGCTCGCCGTCGACGGCGACAATGGCGTGGAGCTGCAGCCGGCGCCGCAGGTCACTACAACTGCCTAG